One region of Ascaphus truei isolate aAscTru1 chromosome 13, aAscTru1.hap1, whole genome shotgun sequence genomic DNA includes:
- the THOC5 gene encoding THO complex subunit 5 isoform X1, with amino-acid sequence MSSDSSKKRKPKVIRSEEGKRNRHEEQEGRYFSEEAEVETRDPKKDQQLYMETCQELQRLMAEIQDLKSKPSKDGVAEIEDRKIKSCVHFMTLKKLNRLAHIRLKKARDQTHEAKQKVDAYHLQLQNLLYEVMHLQKEITKCLEFKSKHEEIELVSVEEFYRDAPSEISKPEITTSDSHQQTLTRLDWELEQRKRLAVKYKESLASKEKILKEIEVKNEYLNSLQPQLYGIMQASLPMQEYLSMPFDCVRKQYETARHLPAPLYVLFVQASAYSQACAQMKSCAQPNRQDKRLVVAIEGSVEEAKALIKPPEDSQDDESDSDAEEEQTTRRRPTLGVQLDDKRKEMLKRHPLCVSLTIKCKDGSALHLMFYFLMNLNILTVKARVASATELATAISAGDLLNPEFILSCLYPGDDGKKTPNPANRYQFDKVGILSLSDHVSELGHPYVWVQLLGGLNFPTDQPQPVVTADNALSASHMEMTINLLRSRLLSRLSLHRQFSSLEHSSIPVTVECQHLFPAKVVSRLTKWNVIPYEDYLALPYTKDVVECGLVQDTHQYYFLLIERGTAKLQAALVLNPGYCSIPPVFSLCLNWKGERNSSNDENIRVMESEVNVFYKELCGPSPGFQLLTNQLQRLCMLLDVYLETEGHDNSVEGPHEFPPEKICLRLVRGPSRTKPFKFNHPQGFFSHR; translated from the exons ATGTCTTCCGACTCCAGCAAGAAAAGGAAACCCAAAGTAATCCGGAGCGAGGAGGGAAAGAGAAACCGCCATGAGGAGCAG GAGGGCCGGTATTTCAGCGAGGAGGCCGAGGTGGAGACACGGGACCCCAAAAAGGACCAGCAGCTCTACATGGAAACCTGCCAGGAGCTGCAGAGGCTGATGGCTGAAATCCAGGATCTGAAGAGCAAACCCAGCAAAGACGGG GTGGCAGAGATTGAAGACCGAAAGATCAAGAGTTGTGTCCACTTCATGACCCTGAAGAAACTGAACCGCCTGGCTCACATCCGGCTGAAGAAAGCACGAGATCAAACCCACGAG GCCAAGCAGAAGGTTGATGCGTACCACCTGCAGCTGCAGAACCTGCTGTATGAAGTCATGCACCTTCAGAAGGAAATCACAAAGTGTCTGGAGTTCAA GTCGAAGCACGAAGAGATTGAGCTCGTGAGCGTGGAGGAATTTTACCGGGATGCTCCGTCCGAGATCAGCAAACCGGAGATCACAACCAGCGACTCCCATCAGCAGACCCTAACACGACTGGACTGGGAGCTGGAGCAGAGGAAGAG ACTAGCAGTGAAGTACAAGGAGAGTTTGGCCAGCAAGGAGAAAATCCTGAAAGAGATAGAAGTGAAGAACGAATACCTGAACAGTCTGCAGCCTCAGCTGTACGGCATCATGCAG GCCTCACTGCCCATGCAGGAGTATCTGTCCATGCCGTTTGACTGTGTGCGCAAGCAGTACGAGACGGCTCgccacctccccgcccccctgtACGTGCTGTTTGTGCAGGCCAGCGCGTACAGCCAGGCATGCG CCCAGATGAAGAGTTGTGCCCAGCCCAATAGGCAGG ATAAGAGGCTCGTGGTCGCTATCGAAGGCAGCGTGGAAGAGGCAAAAGCTCTCATCAAACCCCCGGAGGATTCCCAAG ACGATGAAAGCGATTCTGATGCGGAGGAAGAGCAGACCAcg CGACGGCGGCCGACGCTGGGCGTTCAGCTGGACGACAAGAGAAAAGAGATGCTGAAAAGGCACccgctgtgtgtgtccctcaccATCAAGTGCAAAG ACGGCAGCGCTCTGCACCTGATGTTCTACTTCCTGATGAACCTCAACATCCTCACCGTGAAGGCCAGAGTGGCATCGGCTACTGAGCTCGCTACCGCCATCAGTGCAGG ggACCTGCTGAACCCAGAGTTCATCCTGAGCTGTCTTTACCCTGGCGATGATGGAAAGAAAACCCCCAACCCAGCCAACAGATACCAGTTTGATAAAGTGGG CATCTTGTCCCTGAGCGACCACGTGTCCGAGCTGGGTCACCCCTACGTATGGGTGCAGCTGCTGGGAGGACTCAACTTCCCCACAGACCAACCCCAG CCTGTGGTCACCGCTGACAATGCTCTTAGTGCCAGTCACATGGAGATGACCATAAACCTGCTGAGGTCCCGGCTGCTGTCCCGCTTGTCTCTGCACAGACAGTTCTCCTCTCTGG AGCACAGCAGCATCCCGGTGACTGTCGAGTGCCAACACCTCTTTCCTGCCAAGGTGGTGTCGCGGTTGACAAAGTGGAACGTCATCCCCTATGAGGATTACCTG gcgCTGCCGTACACCAAGGACGTGGTGGAATGCGGATTAGTGCAGGACACTCACCAGTACTACTTCCTGCTGATCGAGAGAGGAACCG CCAAGCTGCAGGCAGCGTTGGTTTTGAACCCGGGTTACTGCTCCATCCCCCCGGTGTTCAGCCTCTGCCTCAACTGGAAGGGGGAGCGGAACTCGAGCAACGATGAGAACATCCGG GTTATGGAGAGCGAGGTCAACGTCTTCTACAAGGAGCTCTGCGGCCCCTCTCCAGGGTTCCAGCTCCTGACCAACCAGCTGCAGAGGCTCTGCATGTTGTTGGACGTCTACCTGGAGACAGAGGGCCACGATAACAGCGTTGAGGGGCCCCACGAATTCCCCCCGGAGAAGATCTGCCTGCGTTTGGTCAG GGGTCCGAGTCGTACTAAGCCCTTCAAGTTTAACCACCCTCAAGGATTCTTCAGTCATCGCTGA
- the THOC5 gene encoding THO complex subunit 5 isoform X2 has translation MSSDSSKKRKPKVIRSEEGKRNRHEEQEGRYFSEEAEVETRDPKKDQQLYMETCQELQRLMAEIQDLKSKPSKDGVAEIEDRKIKSCVHFMTLKKLNRLAHIRLKKARDQTHEAKQKVDAYHLQLQNLLYEVMHLQKEITKCLEFKSKHEEIELVSVEEFYRDAPSEISKPEITTSDSHQQTLTRLDWELEQRKRLAVKYKESLASKEKILKEIEVKNEYLNSLQPQLYGIMQASLPMQEYLSMPFDCVRKQYETARHLPAPLYVLFVQASAYSQACDKRLVVAIEGSVEEAKALIKPPEDSQDDESDSDAEEEQTTRRRPTLGVQLDDKRKEMLKRHPLCVSLTIKCKDGSALHLMFYFLMNLNILTVKARVASATELATAISAGDLLNPEFILSCLYPGDDGKKTPNPANRYQFDKVGILSLSDHVSELGHPYVWVQLLGGLNFPTDQPQPVVTADNALSASHMEMTINLLRSRLLSRLSLHRQFSSLEHSSIPVTVECQHLFPAKVVSRLTKWNVIPYEDYLALPYTKDVVECGLVQDTHQYYFLLIERGTAKLQAALVLNPGYCSIPPVFSLCLNWKGERNSSNDENIRVMESEVNVFYKELCGPSPGFQLLTNQLQRLCMLLDVYLETEGHDNSVEGPHEFPPEKICLRLVRGPSRTKPFKFNHPQGFFSHR, from the exons ATGTCTTCCGACTCCAGCAAGAAAAGGAAACCCAAAGTAATCCGGAGCGAGGAGGGAAAGAGAAACCGCCATGAGGAGCAG GAGGGCCGGTATTTCAGCGAGGAGGCCGAGGTGGAGACACGGGACCCCAAAAAGGACCAGCAGCTCTACATGGAAACCTGCCAGGAGCTGCAGAGGCTGATGGCTGAAATCCAGGATCTGAAGAGCAAACCCAGCAAAGACGGG GTGGCAGAGATTGAAGACCGAAAGATCAAGAGTTGTGTCCACTTCATGACCCTGAAGAAACTGAACCGCCTGGCTCACATCCGGCTGAAGAAAGCACGAGATCAAACCCACGAG GCCAAGCAGAAGGTTGATGCGTACCACCTGCAGCTGCAGAACCTGCTGTATGAAGTCATGCACCTTCAGAAGGAAATCACAAAGTGTCTGGAGTTCAA GTCGAAGCACGAAGAGATTGAGCTCGTGAGCGTGGAGGAATTTTACCGGGATGCTCCGTCCGAGATCAGCAAACCGGAGATCACAACCAGCGACTCCCATCAGCAGACCCTAACACGACTGGACTGGGAGCTGGAGCAGAGGAAGAG ACTAGCAGTGAAGTACAAGGAGAGTTTGGCCAGCAAGGAGAAAATCCTGAAAGAGATAGAAGTGAAGAACGAATACCTGAACAGTCTGCAGCCTCAGCTGTACGGCATCATGCAG GCCTCACTGCCCATGCAGGAGTATCTGTCCATGCCGTTTGACTGTGTGCGCAAGCAGTACGAGACGGCTCgccacctccccgcccccctgtACGTGCTGTTTGTGCAGGCCAGCGCGTACAGCCAGGCATGCG ATAAGAGGCTCGTGGTCGCTATCGAAGGCAGCGTGGAAGAGGCAAAAGCTCTCATCAAACCCCCGGAGGATTCCCAAG ACGATGAAAGCGATTCTGATGCGGAGGAAGAGCAGACCAcg CGACGGCGGCCGACGCTGGGCGTTCAGCTGGACGACAAGAGAAAAGAGATGCTGAAAAGGCACccgctgtgtgtgtccctcaccATCAAGTGCAAAG ACGGCAGCGCTCTGCACCTGATGTTCTACTTCCTGATGAACCTCAACATCCTCACCGTGAAGGCCAGAGTGGCATCGGCTACTGAGCTCGCTACCGCCATCAGTGCAGG ggACCTGCTGAACCCAGAGTTCATCCTGAGCTGTCTTTACCCTGGCGATGATGGAAAGAAAACCCCCAACCCAGCCAACAGATACCAGTTTGATAAAGTGGG CATCTTGTCCCTGAGCGACCACGTGTCCGAGCTGGGTCACCCCTACGTATGGGTGCAGCTGCTGGGAGGACTCAACTTCCCCACAGACCAACCCCAG CCTGTGGTCACCGCTGACAATGCTCTTAGTGCCAGTCACATGGAGATGACCATAAACCTGCTGAGGTCCCGGCTGCTGTCCCGCTTGTCTCTGCACAGACAGTTCTCCTCTCTGG AGCACAGCAGCATCCCGGTGACTGTCGAGTGCCAACACCTCTTTCCTGCCAAGGTGGTGTCGCGGTTGACAAAGTGGAACGTCATCCCCTATGAGGATTACCTG gcgCTGCCGTACACCAAGGACGTGGTGGAATGCGGATTAGTGCAGGACACTCACCAGTACTACTTCCTGCTGATCGAGAGAGGAACCG CCAAGCTGCAGGCAGCGTTGGTTTTGAACCCGGGTTACTGCTCCATCCCCCCGGTGTTCAGCCTCTGCCTCAACTGGAAGGGGGAGCGGAACTCGAGCAACGATGAGAACATCCGG GTTATGGAGAGCGAGGTCAACGTCTTCTACAAGGAGCTCTGCGGCCCCTCTCCAGGGTTCCAGCTCCTGACCAACCAGCTGCAGAGGCTCTGCATGTTGTTGGACGTCTACCTGGAGACAGAGGGCCACGATAACAGCGTTGAGGGGCCCCACGAATTCCCCCCGGAGAAGATCTGCCTGCGTTTGGTCAG GGGTCCGAGTCGTACTAAGCCCTTCAAGTTTAACCACCCTCAAGGATTCTTCAGTCATCGCTGA
- the THOC5 gene encoding THO complex subunit 5 isoform X3, whose translation MTLKKLNRLAHIRLKKARDQTHEAKQKVDAYHLQLQNLLYEVMHLQKEITKCLEFKSKHEEIELVSVEEFYRDAPSEISKPEITTSDSHQQTLTRLDWELEQRKRLAVKYKESLASKEKILKEIEVKNEYLNSLQPQLYGIMQASLPMQEYLSMPFDCVRKQYETARHLPAPLYVLFVQASAYSQACAQMKSCAQPNRQDKRLVVAIEGSVEEAKALIKPPEDSQDDESDSDAEEEQTTRRRPTLGVQLDDKRKEMLKRHPLCVSLTIKCKDGSALHLMFYFLMNLNILTVKARVASATELATAISAGDLLNPEFILSCLYPGDDGKKTPNPANRYQFDKVGILSLSDHVSELGHPYVWVQLLGGLNFPTDQPQPVVTADNALSASHMEMTINLLRSRLLSRLSLHRQFSSLEHSSIPVTVECQHLFPAKVVSRLTKWNVIPYEDYLALPYTKDVVECGLVQDTHQYYFLLIERGTAKLQAALVLNPGYCSIPPVFSLCLNWKGERNSSNDENIRVMESEVNVFYKELCGPSPGFQLLTNQLQRLCMLLDVYLETEGHDNSVEGPHEFPPEKICLRLVRGPSRTKPFKFNHPQGFFSHR comes from the exons ATGACCCTGAAGAAACTGAACCGCCTGGCTCACATCCGGCTGAAGAAAGCACGAGATCAAACCCACGAG GCCAAGCAGAAGGTTGATGCGTACCACCTGCAGCTGCAGAACCTGCTGTATGAAGTCATGCACCTTCAGAAGGAAATCACAAAGTGTCTGGAGTTCAA GTCGAAGCACGAAGAGATTGAGCTCGTGAGCGTGGAGGAATTTTACCGGGATGCTCCGTCCGAGATCAGCAAACCGGAGATCACAACCAGCGACTCCCATCAGCAGACCCTAACACGACTGGACTGGGAGCTGGAGCAGAGGAAGAG ACTAGCAGTGAAGTACAAGGAGAGTTTGGCCAGCAAGGAGAAAATCCTGAAAGAGATAGAAGTGAAGAACGAATACCTGAACAGTCTGCAGCCTCAGCTGTACGGCATCATGCAG GCCTCACTGCCCATGCAGGAGTATCTGTCCATGCCGTTTGACTGTGTGCGCAAGCAGTACGAGACGGCTCgccacctccccgcccccctgtACGTGCTGTTTGTGCAGGCCAGCGCGTACAGCCAGGCATGCG CCCAGATGAAGAGTTGTGCCCAGCCCAATAGGCAGG ATAAGAGGCTCGTGGTCGCTATCGAAGGCAGCGTGGAAGAGGCAAAAGCTCTCATCAAACCCCCGGAGGATTCCCAAG ACGATGAAAGCGATTCTGATGCGGAGGAAGAGCAGACCAcg CGACGGCGGCCGACGCTGGGCGTTCAGCTGGACGACAAGAGAAAAGAGATGCTGAAAAGGCACccgctgtgtgtgtccctcaccATCAAGTGCAAAG ACGGCAGCGCTCTGCACCTGATGTTCTACTTCCTGATGAACCTCAACATCCTCACCGTGAAGGCCAGAGTGGCATCGGCTACTGAGCTCGCTACCGCCATCAGTGCAGG ggACCTGCTGAACCCAGAGTTCATCCTGAGCTGTCTTTACCCTGGCGATGATGGAAAGAAAACCCCCAACCCAGCCAACAGATACCAGTTTGATAAAGTGGG CATCTTGTCCCTGAGCGACCACGTGTCCGAGCTGGGTCACCCCTACGTATGGGTGCAGCTGCTGGGAGGACTCAACTTCCCCACAGACCAACCCCAG CCTGTGGTCACCGCTGACAATGCTCTTAGTGCCAGTCACATGGAGATGACCATAAACCTGCTGAGGTCCCGGCTGCTGTCCCGCTTGTCTCTGCACAGACAGTTCTCCTCTCTGG AGCACAGCAGCATCCCGGTGACTGTCGAGTGCCAACACCTCTTTCCTGCCAAGGTGGTGTCGCGGTTGACAAAGTGGAACGTCATCCCCTATGAGGATTACCTG gcgCTGCCGTACACCAAGGACGTGGTGGAATGCGGATTAGTGCAGGACACTCACCAGTACTACTTCCTGCTGATCGAGAGAGGAACCG CCAAGCTGCAGGCAGCGTTGGTTTTGAACCCGGGTTACTGCTCCATCCCCCCGGTGTTCAGCCTCTGCCTCAACTGGAAGGGGGAGCGGAACTCGAGCAACGATGAGAACATCCGG GTTATGGAGAGCGAGGTCAACGTCTTCTACAAGGAGCTCTGCGGCCCCTCTCCAGGGTTCCAGCTCCTGACCAACCAGCTGCAGAGGCTCTGCATGTTGTTGGACGTCTACCTGGAGACAGAGGGCCACGATAACAGCGTTGAGGGGCCCCACGAATTCCCCCCGGAGAAGATCTGCCTGCGTTTGGTCAG GGGTCCGAGTCGTACTAAGCCCTTCAAGTTTAACCACCCTCAAGGATTCTTCAGTCATCGCTGA
- the LOC142464576 gene encoding uncharacterized protein LOC142464576: protein MKVATEPTGTTLRKEKKKGKHTAPPETVLSSQETDGGGPAATSSSGSAGSSSKRRIPRLEPWMRQTVVMQLREVDGQRPLLDAETFAKELVSKAGFTPDEILSIQDLRGGLFFVTFTTAGACRRYWEAFQTLKQEVPFSQFDVNCPIQRDEKRITVTVRNPHIPGKDIATFLRRSCTVVREPSRIKDKLGYWVGKWSMVVRLWPDPEAADRLHHLPPSFSLAGSPGRIFYPDQPQTCGNCGNLGHQWKQCTLKACRNCKNTGHETKDCPRQKTCDLCGETTHMFRDCQLRVRSYAEAAAKGATPGAPLTATQKAHKKPPANQPVKAQGDTAPRARTGMEKQGIKRRAPETESPHQGLE from the exons ATGAAGGTCGCCACGGAGCCCACCGGGACCACCCTGCGcaaggagaagaagaaggggaAGCACACGGCACCCCCGGAGACGGTCCTCAGCAGCCAGGAGACGGACGGAGGGGGCCCAGCGGCTACCAGCTCCAGCGGCTCAG ctgggagcagcagcaagaggaggatcccccgcctggaaccctggatgaggcagacggtggtgatgcagctgagggaggtcgacggacagcgccctctattggacgctgagacctttgccaaggagctggtgagcaaagcgggctttactccggacgagatcctgagcatccaggacctcaggggtggcctgttttttgtcaccttcaccacggcgggagcctgcaggaggtactgggaggctttccagaccctgaaacaggaggtccccttctcccagttcgacgtgaactgccctatccagagggacgagaagaggatcactgtgacggtgaggaaccCCCATATCCCTGGAAAGGATATCGCTACCTTTCTGCGGCGCTCTTGCACCGTGGTGAGGGAGCCAAGCaggatcaaggacaagttggggtactgggtgggaaagtggagcatggtCGTTCGCTTGTGGCCAGATCCAGAAGCGGCAGATCggctgcaccacctccctcccagtttttcacttgcgggcagcccagggaggatcttttaccctgaccagccccagacctgcggtaattgcgggaacctggggcatcagtggaaacagtgcaccctgaaagcctgcagaaactgcaaaaacaccggacacgaaacaaaggattgtccccgccagaaaacctgcgacctgtgcggagagacaacccacatgttccgggactgccagctgagggtcagAAGCTACGCAGAGGCCGCGGCGAAAGGCGCGACACCGGGCGCTCCCCTGACAGCAACCCAGAAGGCACACAAGAAGCCCCCAGCAAACCAACCCGTAAAGGCACAAGGGG ataccgcccccagaGCCCGGACCGGAATGGAGAAGCAGGGAATTAAGAGGAGAGCCCCTGAGACGGAAAGCCCGCACCAGGGGCTGGAGTAG